The DNA segment CCGCCTCGGAGAGCGCGTGGTGCTCGGCACCGACGGTATCGGCGCCGACATGTTCGCCGAGTCGGCGGCCGCGTACTGGCGGGCCCGGGAGGACGATCTCTTCCTCGGCTTCGCCTGGCCGCTCCAGCGCATGGCCGCGGGCGCGCGCATGGCCGGGAGGATCCTGGGTGAGCCCGCGCTGGGCCGGATCGAGCCCGGCGCGCCCGCCGACATCACGGTGCTGGACTACCCTACCCCGACGCCGCTGCACGAAGGCAACCTGGCCGGGCACTGGCTCTTCGGCCTCTCGGCGCGTCACGTGCGCGACGTGCTGGTGCAAGGCGAGCTCGTCGTAGCCGACCGGCGGCTGAAGCGGGTGGACCAGGACGAGCTCGCCGCGCAGGCGCGCACGCAGACAGAGCGGCTGTGGCGCCGCCTCGAGGAGATCGGACCCCACGAGTTCGAGCCAGCAGGAGGAACGAGGCCATGACGCCAGGCGGCGGACGCGTTGCGCTGTACCTGCAGGACAAGCATCCCATCCGTCAGGGGATGGAGTACGTGCGGTACGCTGAGGAGCGCGGGTTCGAGGCGGTGTGGCAGGCGGAGAGTCGCCTTGTCCGCGAGGCCACGATCCCGCTGGCCGCGTTCGCGGCGGTCACCCAGCGGATCAAGGTGGGTTCGGGTGTCGTCAGCTTGTGGACGCGCAACGTGGGGCTGCTGGCGGCGACGTTCTCCACCCTCGACGACCTGGCGCCGGGCCGGGTGATGCTCGGGATCGGCGCGTGGTGGGAACCGCTGGCTACCAAGGTCGGTGTGGACCGGCGCAGGCCGCTGCAGGCGATGCGCGAGGTGGTCGAGGTCACCCGGCGGCTGCTCGCCATGGAGAGGGTAACCTACCACGGCGAGTTCGTTCACGTCACCGACATCGAGCTCGACATCGTGCACGGCGACCGTTCGCCTAAGAAGGTGCCCATCTACATAGGCGCTACAGGCATGAAGATGATGGAGATGACCGGTGAGATCGCCGACGGCGTGCTGCTGAACTACCTGGTCAGCCCGGGCTACAACAAGACGGCGATGGAAGCGCTGGCCGCCGGCGCGGCCAGGGCCGGGCGAAGCGTCGAGGACCTCGATCGGCCCCAGCTCGTGGTCTGCTCCCTGGACGAGGACCGCTCG comes from the Armatimonadota bacterium genome and includes:
- a CDS encoding LLM class flavin-dependent oxidoreductase, which produces MTPGGGRVALYLQDKHPIRQGMEYVRYAEERGFEAVWQAESRLVREATIPLAAFAAVTQRIKVGSGVVSLWTRNVGLLAATFSTLDDLAPGRVMLGIGAWWEPLATKVGVDRRRPLQAMREVVEVTRRLLAMERVTYHGEFVHVTDIELDIVHGDRSPKKVPIYIGATGMKMMEMTGEIADGVLLNYLVSPGYNKTAMEALAAGAARAGRSVEDLDRPQLVVCSLDEDRSLALDRARELVTQYLGQQPHIMKASGVDPALLDEIGKELTWPAGPEEIRRAMRLVPDEVVQMITASGTPAECRAKVREYIAAGCTCPILYPLGDDVRAMIDAFAEGRF